A genome region from Gardnerella vaginalis includes the following:
- a CDS encoding ABC transporter family substrate-binding protein — MKKTNAGKLTVFAAAALSVAMLLGACGGTTATTADKAKGGMTEEPAAGVDTSYTGALPMPKVDKRYDNPQPRDNVKDGGTYTFSLSDMGPNWNYASNDGNTAYMSTLWGFYQPSLPYYDTVKGEKVKYNPDYITSVKKVSDKPLVVQYDLNPKAKWNDGTDIDYTAFKATWEVMNGKNEAYSVPSHEGYDCIESVEQGANPKQVIVKYNKPCATWELLFAPLVHPKATDPTVFNQGWVNNPHNEWGAGPFEIQSATEDQVVFVRNPKWWGKKAKLDKVVVKRMEDTAAMNAFQNGEIDSVDSISTKDKIKAARSVKGAQLRYGYSTKIRVINLNAKAGAFKDKAVRKAVVQAFDVATYNKIQFQGMSWKSEQPGSELLSMFQAGYKNNLPADGKFNVENAKKTLEAAGYKMGKDGYYAKNGKTVQFTFTFFGDDSTQAALANAFQAMMKKAGMKCKTVNKPASKFSKTVSSFDFQVLPMAWVSQSPLSFLASASQVYGSKSDSNFTGTGSKKIDAVLAKIGKTYDYKEQTALANKGESMAFAEYGTLPVSAPPTYQAYKKGFANGGPAGYANVFVENIGWQK, encoded by the coding sequence ATGAAAAAAACTAATGCAGGCAAATTAACTGTATTCGCCGCAGCTGCACTTTCTGTTGCAATGCTACTCGGCGCTTGCGGTGGCACAACTGCTACTACAGCAGATAAGGCCAAGGGCGGTATGACCGAAGAGCCAGCCGCAGGTGTGGATACTTCCTACACTGGCGCTCTTCCAATGCCTAAGGTTGACAAGCGCTATGACAATCCACAGCCTCGTGACAATGTTAAGGATGGCGGTACTTACACGTTCTCGCTTTCCGACATGGGTCCAAACTGGAACTACGCTTCTAACGACGGTAATACCGCTTATATGAGCACTTTGTGGGGCTTCTACCAGCCATCGCTTCCTTATTACGACACTGTTAAGGGCGAGAAGGTTAAGTACAACCCTGATTACATTACTTCTGTTAAGAAGGTTAGCGACAAGCCACTCGTAGTTCAGTACGATTTGAACCCAAAGGCTAAGTGGAACGATGGTACAGACATCGATTACACTGCTTTCAAGGCTACTTGGGAAGTTATGAATGGCAAGAACGAAGCCTACTCTGTACCATCTCACGAGGGCTATGATTGCATTGAGTCCGTTGAGCAGGGCGCAAATCCTAAGCAAGTAATCGTTAAGTACAATAAGCCATGCGCAACTTGGGAATTGCTTTTCGCTCCATTGGTTCATCCAAAGGCAACCGATCCGACTGTGTTCAACCAGGGTTGGGTAAATAATCCTCACAACGAGTGGGGCGCAGGTCCATTCGAGATTCAGTCCGCAACCGAAGATCAGGTTGTTTTCGTGCGCAATCCAAAGTGGTGGGGCAAGAAGGCAAAGCTTGACAAGGTTGTTGTAAAGCGTATGGAAGATACCGCTGCAATGAACGCCTTCCAGAACGGCGAAATCGATTCCGTGGATTCCATCTCCACCAAGGATAAGATCAAGGCTGCTCGTAGCGTTAAGGGCGCTCAGCTCCGTTACGGCTACAGCACCAAGATTCGTGTTATTAACTTAAACGCAAAGGCCGGCGCATTCAAGGATAAGGCAGTTCGTAAGGCTGTTGTTCAGGCATTCGACGTTGCTACATACAACAAGATTCAGTTCCAGGGAATGAGCTGGAAGAGCGAGCAGCCAGGTTCGGAGCTTCTCTCCATGTTCCAGGCTGGCTACAAGAACAACCTCCCAGCTGATGGTAAGTTCAACGTAGAAAACGCTAAGAAGACTCTTGAGGCCGCTGGCTACAAGATGGGCAAAGACGGCTACTACGCTAAGAATGGTAAGACCGTTCAGTTTACATTTACCTTCTTCGGCGATGACTCCACTCAGGCAGCTCTTGCTAACGCATTCCAGGCAATGATGAAGAAGGCTGGAATGAAGTGCAAGACTGTAAACAAGCCTGCATCTAAGTTCTCTAAGACTGTAAGCTCCTTCGACTTCCAGGTGCTTCCAATGGCTTGGGTTTCCCAATCTCCATTGAGCTTCTTGGCATCCGCTTCCCAGGTATACGGTTCTAAGAGCGATTCCAACTTTACTGGCACTGGCAGCAAGAAGATTGATGCCGTTCTAGCCAAGATTGGCAAGACCTACGATTACAAGGAACAGACTGCATTGGCCAACAAGGGTGAGTCCATGGCTTTCGCCGAGTATGGTACACTCCCAGTTTCTGCTCCTCCAACCTATCAGGCATACAAGAAGGGCTTCGCTAACGGCGGTCCTGCTGGATATGCTAACGTTTTTGTTGAAAACATTGGTTGGCAGAAGTGA
- a CDS encoding ABC transporter ATP-binding protein: MTDMVNDAIKEDSAMENQNNEPLLSVRNLQVSFASEAGTVHAVRNMNFDLYRGKTIGIVGESGSGKSVTSLAVMGLLDKNASVKGSVVYKGEELLTKSDAEMSKIRGKNIAMVFQDPLSALTPVFSIGDQLKEALVIHNPDMTEDQIRERSIELLNLVGITKPAERLKSFPHEFSGGMRQRVMIAMAIANNPDIIIADEPTTALDVTIQAQVLDVLKKAQKETGAAMIFITHDLGVIAGVADEVIVMYAGHLVEHNSVEEIFAHPTQPYTIGLLGAVPRVDQKRTRRLTPISKPTMDMLMAEEKSGDTSDMMGLEAESETVRALLHAETEKTIKPMFEGIPREDRKVVLDVKGLVKTFPITGGGFLRRRVGEVRAVDGIDLEIREGETVALVGESGSGKSTTLMEIMSLKKPEAGSITVFGTELNDKLTKEQRRELRSKIQYVFQDPMSSLDPRMLVYDILAEPLHVQKKSKEEIRQRIAELMQLVELNPDQVDRFPTQFSGGQRQRIAIARALAVNPKLLLLDEPVSALDVSIQAGIINLLEDLQDKLGVAYLFVAHNMAVVRHISSRIAVMYHGRIVESGETDEVFDNPKHPYTKALISAVPIPDPAIEKNRKRIILNEEDSFDDVASV; this comes from the coding sequence ATGACTGATATGGTGAATGACGCAATTAAGGAAGATTCTGCGATGGAAAATCAAAATAATGAGCCACTTCTTTCTGTACGCAATTTGCAAGTTAGCTTTGCTTCGGAAGCTGGTACGGTTCATGCAGTACGCAATATGAATTTTGATTTGTACCGCGGAAAAACCATTGGTATTGTAGGTGAATCTGGATCTGGTAAGTCGGTTACTTCTCTTGCTGTTATGGGCTTGCTGGATAAGAACGCATCTGTTAAGGGTTCTGTTGTTTATAAGGGCGAAGAGCTGTTAACGAAGTCTGATGCAGAGATGAGTAAGATTCGTGGCAAGAATATTGCCATGGTATTCCAGGATCCTCTTTCTGCTTTAACTCCAGTGTTCTCTATTGGAGATCAGCTTAAGGAAGCTTTGGTTATTCATAATCCAGATATGACCGAAGATCAGATTCGTGAGCGCTCTATTGAATTGCTTAACTTGGTTGGTATCACTAAGCCAGCTGAGCGTTTAAAGTCTTTCCCTCACGAGTTTTCTGGCGGTATGCGTCAGCGCGTTATGATTGCTATGGCAATCGCGAATAACCCAGATATTATTATTGCTGATGAGCCTACTACCGCTTTGGATGTTACTATTCAGGCTCAGGTTTTGGATGTTTTGAAGAAAGCGCAGAAAGAAACTGGCGCAGCGATGATCTTCATTACTCACGATTTGGGTGTTATTGCTGGCGTTGCAGACGAAGTTATTGTTATGTATGCGGGTCATTTGGTTGAGCATAATAGCGTTGAGGAGATTTTTGCTCATCCAACTCAGCCATACACAATTGGCTTGCTTGGTGCTGTTCCTCGTGTTGATCAAAAGCGTACTCGTCGCTTAACTCCAATTTCTAAGCCAACAATGGATATGTTGATGGCAGAAGAAAAGAGTGGCGATACTAGCGACATGATGGGTCTAGAAGCAGAAAGCGAAACTGTTCGCGCGCTGCTTCATGCAGAAACCGAAAAGACGATTAAGCCAATGTTTGAGGGCATTCCTCGCGAGGATCGCAAGGTTGTTTTGGATGTTAAGGGATTGGTTAAAACGTTCCCAATTACAGGTGGCGGTTTCTTGCGACGCAGGGTTGGCGAAGTTCGCGCTGTTGATGGCATTGACCTTGAGATTCGCGAAGGCGAAACTGTAGCTCTTGTTGGCGAATCTGGTTCTGGTAAGTCAACTACTTTGATGGAAATCATGAGTTTAAAGAAGCCAGAAGCTGGCTCTATTACAGTTTTTGGCACCGAGCTTAACGATAAGTTGACTAAAGAGCAGCGTCGCGAGCTTCGTTCTAAGATTCAATACGTGTTCCAGGATCCTATGAGCTCTCTTGATCCTCGTATGCTTGTTTACGATATCTTGGCAGAGCCTCTTCATGTTCAAAAGAAGTCTAAGGAAGAGATTCGTCAGCGTATTGCGGAGCTTATGCAGCTTGTTGAGTTGAATCCAGATCAGGTTGATCGCTTCCCAACGCAGTTCTCTGGTGGCCAGCGTCAGCGTATTGCTATTGCTCGCGCTTTGGCTGTAAACCCTAAGCTGCTTCTTCTTGATGAGCCTGTTTCTGCCTTGGATGTTTCTATTCAGGCTGGCATTATCAACTTGCTTGAAGATTTGCAAGACAAGTTGGGTGTTGCTTACTTGTTTGTGGCTCACAACATGGCTGTTGTTCGTCATATTTCTAGCAGAATTGCTGTTATGTACCACGGACGCATTGTTGAATCTGGCGAAACGGATGAGGTATTTGATAATCCTAAGCATCCGTACACTAAGGCTTTGATTAGTGCTGTGCCAATTCCAGATCCTGCGATTGAGAAGAATCGTAAGCGTATTATTCTCAATGAAGAAGATTCGTTTGATGACGTTGCAAGCGTCTGA
- a CDS encoding TatD family hydrolase, translated as MSKHHREHNWAPSLTEQSTIWENLLKEGITIADDHTHMLSVVDFVQNLNQELAQKGREPIAEPTADDLVNSAKASGVSQMIEVGCEYPDWQPTIDFAAAHPDCVRAAIAIHPNEAPLHGHRGAEGPDGLPVVYKPYHDISFDEAMQHLRSLVVDNTKEVVAIGETGLDYFRTGESARIYQRDSFRAHIALAKELNLPLQIHDRDAHSDVVEILLKDGAPERTVFHSYSGGKDLAQVLKENGWYASFSGTISYKGNEDLQESARIIGKDHITVETDAPYLTPMPYRGRPNAPYMVPYTLESLANALDCSLLEVAKSTLKTTKEIYGF; from the coding sequence ATGAGTAAGCATCATCGCGAACATAATTGGGCACCTTCTTTAACAGAACAATCTACAATATGGGAAAATTTGCTTAAAGAAGGCATAACAATCGCAGACGACCACACGCACATGTTAAGCGTAGTGGACTTTGTGCAAAATCTTAATCAAGAATTAGCGCAAAAAGGGCGAGAACCAATTGCTGAACCAACTGCAGATGACTTAGTAAATAGTGCAAAAGCATCAGGGGTTTCGCAAATGATCGAAGTTGGATGCGAATACCCAGATTGGCAGCCGACAATAGATTTTGCAGCTGCTCACCCTGATTGCGTGCGTGCTGCAATAGCGATTCACCCAAACGAAGCGCCTCTACATGGCCATAGGGGAGCAGAAGGACCAGATGGTTTACCAGTAGTTTATAAGCCGTATCACGATATTTCATTTGATGAGGCGATGCAACACTTGCGCTCGCTAGTTGTAGATAACACAAAAGAAGTAGTTGCGATTGGCGAAACTGGTTTAGACTATTTCCGCACGGGCGAATCTGCAAGAATTTACCAGCGCGACTCATTCCGCGCGCATATAGCACTTGCAAAAGAGCTTAATTTGCCGCTTCAAATTCACGATAGAGATGCTCATAGTGATGTTGTAGAAATTTTGCTAAAAGACGGAGCGCCAGAGCGCACGGTGTTTCACAGCTATTCTGGCGGAAAAGACTTAGCTCAAGTGTTAAAAGAAAATGGCTGGTACGCGAGTTTTTCTGGAACGATTAGCTATAAGGGTAACGAAGATTTACAAGAATCTGCGCGAATTATCGGCAAAGATCACATTACTGTTGAAACGGATGCACCATACCTTACGCCAATGCCGTATCGAGGTCGCCCGAACGCTCCTTATATGGTTCCTTACACTCTTGAGTCGCTAGCTAATGCTCTTGATTGCTCTTTGCTAGAAGTGGCAAAGTCAACTTTAAAAACAACGAAAGAAATCTACGGTTTTTAG
- a CDS encoding ABC transporter ATP-binding protein — MYVNPNKRKDASNVRWVLQYCKPDMWRVGVSLVLFTINDTMAMTMPLLSGFIVDKIIIGKQHDLLLNVCVLMVAMMIIRVGSRYIYQLQMERFGQNAVYRLVSDEYEKLHSLDFTYFNHTRTGDIMSRMTSDTDAIRHILSWVSYMALDCVVMFVFALIIMFSIQWQLALALMAITPFLFLLARLMGKNARPKFLAIRESFARMNSMVEENIEGNRVVKAFVREPFETQKFDKCNEDYFNRNITLAKNTQKYMPWLDGMGFALELVTVGFGGWLVLNGSMTLGAFVTFNSFLWMLHMPVRMVGWLINDWQRFNAGCVNIRKLLTQESHIDLPSAAKKNVKVKGRVTFEHVDFAFPDDLDSPILSDIDLDIPAGTKLGILGETGSGKSTLVSLIARFYDPTRGRVLIDGKDLRELPLETVRNQVSIVAQETFLFSDTIAGNISFGLPQSEENCKELDNTIRRMARIADADDFIMNMPEGYETVVGERGVGLSGGQKQRLSLARALANNPAILIMDDTTSAVDMETEEHIQKELKKLDGSRTVITIAHRISSVKDADMIIVLDHGKIVERGTHEHLVASHGRYWEIYKKQLGMQMGKALGFEDLDKAKGE, encoded by the coding sequence ATGTATGTAAATCCAAATAAACGCAAAGACGCGAGCAATGTGCGCTGGGTTTTGCAATATTGTAAGCCAGATATGTGGCGAGTAGGCGTATCGCTAGTTCTTTTTACTATCAACGACACAATGGCAATGACAATGCCTCTGCTTTCTGGCTTTATTGTAGACAAAATCATTATTGGAAAACAGCATGACTTGCTTCTTAACGTATGCGTGCTAATGGTTGCAATGATGATTATTCGCGTTGGCTCAAGGTATATCTACCAGCTTCAAATGGAAAGATTCGGCCAAAACGCCGTGTATCGCCTTGTAAGCGACGAGTATGAGAAGCTACATTCACTTGACTTTACGTACTTTAATCACACGCGCACAGGCGACATTATGAGCCGCATGACTTCGGATACGGATGCGATTCGCCACATTTTAAGCTGGGTATCTTATATGGCGCTGGATTGCGTAGTGATGTTTGTGTTTGCGCTAATTATAATGTTTTCAATACAATGGCAGCTAGCTCTAGCACTTATGGCAATTACACCATTTTTGTTCTTGTTAGCAAGACTTATGGGCAAGAATGCTAGGCCAAAGTTCCTTGCGATTCGCGAATCGTTTGCACGCATGAATTCGATGGTGGAAGAAAACATTGAAGGCAATCGCGTTGTAAAAGCTTTTGTGCGCGAACCTTTTGAAACTCAGAAATTCGATAAATGCAACGAAGACTACTTTAATCGCAATATTACGCTTGCAAAAAACACGCAAAAATACATGCCATGGCTTGACGGCATGGGCTTTGCGTTGGAGCTTGTAACAGTAGGATTTGGCGGATGGCTTGTGCTTAATGGAAGCATGACTTTAGGCGCGTTTGTAACGTTTAACAGCTTCCTTTGGATGCTCCACATGCCAGTAAGAATGGTGGGGTGGCTTATTAACGATTGGCAGCGGTTCAATGCAGGATGCGTGAATATTCGCAAGCTTCTTACGCAAGAATCGCATATTGATTTGCCAAGCGCTGCCAAGAAAAACGTTAAAGTTAAGGGCCGCGTAACTTTTGAACACGTTGATTTTGCGTTCCCAGACGATCTTGATTCACCAATTTTAAGCGATATCGATTTAGACATACCAGCAGGTACAAAGCTTGGAATCTTAGGAGAGACAGGATCTGGAAAGTCAACGCTTGTAAGTCTTATAGCAAGATTCTATGATCCTACGCGTGGTCGCGTTTTGATTGATGGAAAAGACTTACGCGAATTGCCTCTAGAAACTGTTAGGAATCAAGTTAGCATAGTCGCGCAAGAAACATTCCTGTTTTCCGATACGATTGCAGGAAATATTAGCTTTGGATTGCCTCAAAGCGAGGAAAATTGCAAAGAATTAGATAATACGATTAGGCGCATGGCAAGAATCGCAGATGCAGACGATTTTATTATGAATATGCCAGAAGGCTACGAAACTGTAGTAGGCGAGCGAGGAGTTGGTCTTTCGGGCGGTCAAAAGCAGCGTTTAAGTCTTGCTCGCGCGTTAGCTAATAATCCTGCAATCTTGATTATGGACGATACAACTTCTGCAGTAGACATGGAAACTGAGGAGCATATTCAAAAAGAGCTAAAAAAGTTAGATGGTTCTCGCACGGTAATCACAATTGCGCACAGAATCTCGTCTGTTAAAGACGCAGACATGATTATTGTGCTAGATCACGGGAAAATCGTAGAACGCGGAACGCATGAGCATCTTGTGGCATCGCATGGAAGATATTGGGAAATCTACAAAAAGCAGCTTGGCATGCAAATGGGCAAAGCTTTGGGATTTGAAGATTTAGACAAGGCTAAAGGTGAATAG
- a CDS encoding KUP/HAK/KT family potassium transporter, with protein sequence MTKSRVSALSNDDAKDLRNGAKESEKAAKGVTNPKEAILKAASFTKAPKVSQKTTTREEREALAYQQAKEVKEAEKLADSAVRGPLGRWWAKIQTSSDKFTLGMSIVALGVVYGDIGTSPLYTAQTFLAGQGGLQNISREAVYGMLSLVFWSITLITTVKYVFVAMRTDNKGEGGIFALYSLIRRKGAWLAIPAMIGGAAFLADSVLTPAVSISSAVEGLRTISAFRPIFLENDNLSLMITVVIIVILFSVQQRGTERIGKVFGIVVMIWFGFLALVGIMNIGEDWAIFEALNPIYGLKFLFSSHNVQGMALMGIIFLSTTGAEALYSDMGHVGRGNVYVTWPFIKVALVLNYFGQGSWMLQHQNNKALWSIEGLNPFFQMLSPNLRYVAVVLSVTAGIIASQALITGAFTMVSEATSLNWMPHLQVRYPARTRGQLYIPVVNFVLCLATLTVLAVFKDSEHISGAYGLALTLTMIATTTLLTVHMWYQKKKIAALIFATVFLIIEILFFIASMAKFMHGGWFTMILGATILIVMLTWKDGTKIERSQRLHMKPKDFLPVLDKLHRDFRIPYFADNIVYLTSDKEMKRLDTGIFFSIFADHPKRARAWWAVSVETDDAPFTREYCVENFGTDYLFRVKIKLGFKVSPSIPAYLHQIMHDLSHTGELPQQQSVYPKVDADPDIGPIRYVLLHKALMPESNISLRGALSLKMKYAIRHIAGTPVKWFGLAPYNPVVEVQPLFVSTRRPPRLKREEVSASRAVQSLQGSDAAADVSADVEQTTIMNARDIANANVSSGGKSEKTEKSEKSANKETKESKISNTGKIARIDTGQIKAVKK encoded by the coding sequence ATGACTAAGTCACGCGTTTCAGCGCTATCTAACGATGACGCTAAGGATCTTCGCAACGGGGCGAAGGAGTCTGAGAAGGCTGCTAAGGGAGTAACGAACCCTAAAGAGGCGATTCTAAAAGCCGCTTCTTTTACAAAAGCGCCAAAAGTTTCTCAGAAAACCACCACTCGCGAAGAACGAGAGGCGTTGGCGTATCAGCAGGCTAAAGAAGTTAAAGAGGCTGAAAAGCTTGCGGATAGTGCGGTTAGAGGTCCACTTGGCAGATGGTGGGCGAAGATCCAAACCAGCTCAGATAAATTTACTTTAGGTATGTCGATAGTGGCATTGGGCGTTGTTTATGGAGATATTGGAACTTCTCCTTTGTACACTGCTCAAACATTCTTAGCTGGTCAAGGCGGATTGCAAAACATTAGTCGCGAAGCCGTTTACGGAATGTTATCCCTAGTGTTTTGGTCAATCACGCTGATCACAACCGTAAAATACGTGTTTGTAGCTATGCGCACAGACAACAAAGGCGAAGGTGGAATTTTTGCACTCTACTCGCTTATTAGACGAAAAGGCGCGTGGCTTGCGATTCCAGCAATGATTGGCGGTGCTGCGTTCCTTGCTGATTCTGTTTTAACTCCAGCAGTTTCAATATCTTCTGCAGTAGAAGGTCTGCGAACTATATCTGCGTTTAGGCCTATTTTCTTAGAAAACGACAATCTATCTTTAATGATCACCGTGGTTATTATTGTGATTCTGTTTTCGGTTCAACAGCGAGGAACTGAAAGAATAGGCAAAGTTTTCGGCATAGTAGTTATGATATGGTTCGGATTCCTAGCGCTTGTTGGAATTATGAACATTGGTGAAGATTGGGCAATTTTTGAAGCATTAAACCCAATTTACGGCTTGAAGTTTTTGTTTAGCTCGCACAATGTGCAAGGAATGGCGTTAATGGGCATCATATTCCTTTCCACAACAGGTGCGGAAGCCTTGTATTCTGATATGGGTCATGTTGGGCGTGGAAACGTTTACGTTACGTGGCCGTTTATTAAAGTTGCTCTTGTTCTAAACTACTTTGGTCAAGGCAGCTGGATGCTACAACATCAAAACAATAAAGCATTATGGTCTATAGAAGGCTTAAATCCGTTCTTCCAGATGCTAAGCCCGAATTTACGTTATGTAGCTGTTGTGCTTTCTGTAACAGCGGGCATTATTGCGTCACAGGCTTTGATTACTGGTGCATTCACTATGGTTTCAGAAGCTACAAGCCTTAATTGGATGCCTCATCTTCAGGTGCGTTACCCTGCGCGTACTCGTGGTCAGCTTTATATTCCAGTTGTTAATTTTGTGCTTTGTCTTGCAACTCTTACGGTTTTAGCCGTGTTTAAAGATTCAGAGCATATTTCGGGAGCGTATGGTCTTGCTCTTACGCTTACCATGATCGCTACAACAACACTTCTTACTGTTCACATGTGGTATCAAAAGAAGAAGATTGCTGCTTTAATTTTTGCCACTGTGTTCTTGATTATCGAGATTTTGTTCTTTATAGCATCTATGGCAAAATTCATGCATGGTGGTTGGTTCACCATGATTCTTGGGGCTACGATTCTTATCGTTATGCTCACTTGGAAGGATGGCACTAAGATTGAGCGTTCGCAACGCTTGCACATGAAGCCTAAGGATTTTCTGCCTGTGCTAGATAAGCTTCATCGCGATTTCCGTATTCCTTATTTTGCGGATAACATTGTTTATTTGACTTCCGATAAGGAAATGAAGCGTTTGGATACTGGAATCTTCTTCTCTATTTTTGCTGATCATCCTAAGCGTGCTCGCGCGTGGTGGGCTGTGTCAGTGGAAACGGATGATGCTCCGTTTACACGCGAATATTGCGTGGAGAATTTTGGCACGGATTATTTGTTCCGCGTTAAGATCAAACTTGGGTTTAAGGTTTCTCCTTCGATACCTGCGTATTTGCATCAGATTATGCACGATTTGTCGCATACTGGTGAGCTTCCTCAGCAACAATCTGTGTATCCTAAGGTTGATGCGGACCCAGATATTGGTCCAATTCGTTACGTGCTTTTGCATAAGGCTTTGATGCCTGAGTCAAATATTTCTTTGCGCGGTGCATTGTCGCTAAAAATGAAGTATGCTATTCGTCATATTGCTGGAACGCCTGTTAAGTGGTTTGGATTAGCTCCGTATAATCCTGTTGTAGAAGTTCAGCCGTTGTTTGTTTCCACTCGTAGACCTCCTCGTTTAAAGAGAGAAGAGGTATCTGCATCTAGGGCTGTTCAGTCTTTGCAAGGTTCTGATGCTGCAGCAGATGTT
- a CDS encoding ABC transporter ATP-binding protein: MAKRNTYREDESQEEHVNLHELMRVRKYIKPYAWQLVKIVLVVISGSCIMTITPMITKTLIDVVLPNKNVSYLYALIALFGVLIVLYELGLAYRTLAITRLGQMIIKDMRRDIFTHVQSLSFDYFDSRPHGKILIRIVNYINTLSDTLSSGLINVFSDVFVLIITLIAMFYIDWRMALWSLVLFPVFIIWTRTLQILQRKASKKLSNKQSNLNAYLHESIAGVKTTQTFARESEQYATFQDQQSGVRKAWMRNVRVQMLLWPGASIIESAAISLLYYVGITNASGMNISTGTLIAFVWYSSTFWEPVVNIGNFYTQLVTCSVYLERIFETLSIKPNIVDKPDAKELPQIKGKVDVNDVVFRYEENGKPILNLVDLHIEPGTTVALVGPTGAGKTTLVSLLSRFYDVSEGSITIDGYDVRSITLASLRKQMGVMLQDSFIFSGTVKENIRYGKLDATDEEIEEAARVVHAHEFIEELPNGYNTEIEERGATLSAGQRQLISFARVLLANPRILILDEATSNIDTRTEEALQAGLAQLLKNRTSFVIAHRLSTIENADLICVIDHGQIVERGSHEQLMAQKGAYYRLVESQYAAISAAIA, encoded by the coding sequence ATGGCGAAACGCAACACTTATCGAGAAGACGAAAGCCAAGAAGAGCACGTAAATTTACACGAGTTGATGCGCGTTCGCAAATACATAAAGCCATACGCTTGGCAATTAGTCAAAATAGTTTTAGTTGTTATTAGCGGAAGTTGCATTATGACAATAACGCCAATGATTACAAAAACACTTATAGACGTAGTTTTGCCTAATAAAAACGTTTCGTATTTGTATGCACTTATTGCATTGTTTGGCGTGCTTATTGTGTTATATGAGCTTGGTTTGGCATACAGAACGCTTGCTATTACGCGACTTGGTCAAATGATAATTAAAGATATGCGGCGCGATATTTTTACGCACGTGCAATCGTTGTCGTTTGACTACTTCGATTCGCGCCCACACGGCAAGATTTTGATTCGCATAGTAAACTACATTAATACGCTTTCCGACACGCTTTCGTCTGGTTTAATTAACGTATTTTCCGATGTTTTTGTGCTAATCATTACGCTAATCGCAATGTTTTATATAGATTGGCGAATGGCGTTGTGGAGTCTTGTATTATTCCCAGTCTTTATAATCTGGACTCGCACTTTGCAGATTTTGCAACGAAAAGCGTCTAAAAAACTGTCGAATAAGCAAAGCAATCTTAACGCATATTTGCACGAATCAATCGCAGGCGTAAAAACCACTCAAACTTTTGCGCGTGAATCAGAACAATACGCTACATTCCAAGATCAGCAGTCGGGAGTCAGAAAAGCGTGGATGCGAAACGTTAGAGTGCAAATGCTTCTTTGGCCTGGAGCTTCGATTATTGAAAGCGCAGCAATTTCGCTGCTCTACTACGTTGGCATAACAAACGCGAGCGGTATGAACATAAGCACGGGTACGCTTATAGCATTTGTGTGGTATTCGAGCACTTTTTGGGAGCCAGTTGTAAATATTGGTAACTTCTACACGCAACTCGTAACATGCTCAGTGTATTTGGAGCGTATTTTTGAGACTCTAAGCATTAAGCCAAATATTGTAGATAAGCCAGATGCAAAAGAATTGCCGCAAATTAAAGGCAAGGTTGACGTAAATGACGTTGTGTTCCGCTACGAAGAAAACGGAAAGCCGATTTTGAATTTAGTTGACTTGCACATTGAGCCTGGAACAACAGTTGCGCTTGTAGGCCCTACTGGAGCAGGTAAAACAACGCTTGTAAGTTTGCTTTCTAGATTCTACGACGTTTCCGAAGGTTCAATCACCATTGACGGCTACGATGTGCGCTCAATAACGTTAGCATCTTTGCGCAAACAAATGGGCGTTATGCTTCAAGACAGTTTTATATTTAGCGGAACTGTTAAAGAAAACATTCGCTACGGCAAGCTTGATGCAACGGACGAGGAGATTGAGGAGGCGGCTCGCGTAGTTCACGCGCACGAGTTTATTGAAGAATTGCCTAATGGCTACAATACGGAGATTGAGGAGCGAGGAGCCACTCTTTCTGCAGGACAAAGGCAGCTTATATCGTTTGCTCGAGTATTACTTGCGAATCCGCGAATTCTAATCCTAGACGAAGCAACAAGCAATATTGATACGCGTACAGAAGAGGCGTTGCAAGCAGGATTGGCTCAATTGCTTAAAAATCGCACTTCTTTTGTAATTGCACATAGACTTTCTACAATCGAGAATGCGGATTTGATTTGCGTGATTGACCATGGGCAAATCGTGGAGCGCGGAAGTCATGAGCAACTTATGGCGCAAAAAGGTGCGTATTACAGGCTTGTGGAATCGCAATACGCTGCGATTAGTGCGGCGATTGCGTAA